One Desulfobotulus mexicanus genomic window, CCKCGAAGCATCGTTTTTTGATGCGGATGGTGTTGTTCAGATAGACCTTGCACTGACGGCTCATGCGGAACAGGGATTCGATCTCCACGGTTTCAGGGATAAGCGTGCAGGCATTGAGGGAATCGAGTCTTTTCCGAAGTGGTGAGACATCCAGTGTCCCATGAATTTTCTGATGATAATCGGCAAGCCAGGCACTGAAGGCCTGGTTCAGACCCTCCAGGGTATGGGCTGGCGGCGTATCTCCATCAAGAAAGCCATCCCGGACGGTCCGGAAGAAGCGCTCCACCTTTCCCCTTCCCCTGGGTTTGCCGGGAGGCGTGTGGATGAGATGAATTCCCAGCCTGGCACATGCGGTTTTCAGGTGGAGGCTCGCATAGGAGGCTCCGTTGTCCGTATAAAAACGGATGGGTTTGCCATGCCTTCGAATGGCCTCCATCAAGGACATCATCATGATTTCTGTATCTTCCGATGTAAAAAATCCGGCGTGGACGACAAAGCGACTGGCATCGTCAATAATGGCGTGCAGATAGGTTTTTCGTTTTTTACCCTGGATTTTTACCGAGGGGCCGTGCAGGAAGTCTGCCATCCAGAGCTGGCCAAAGGCCTCATATTCAAAAGCTTTGGCAGGAAGGGGCATGATATGGGGATCCCGTTGAAGATTGGCGGTTTGGGCAAAACGATAAAGACTTGCCCTGGAAGGATTTTTTGTATCCCAGAGCTTTTCCTGAATGAGCTGCTCCAGCATACGGGAGAGGACCCATCTGGGATGCTTTTCCCGAAGCTCAAAAAGCCTGTCTTTAATCATTTTTGGGACAGATGTGTGGGTTCCCTTGTCTTTGCGTTCACTGTTCTCAAGGGCCGGCAGGCCGCCTTTACGATAGCGGTAAAGCCATTTTTTAAGGGTTTCAGGAGAAAAGGAAACAGTCTTCCCGTCCGGCTGGCGGAAGCTCTGATCCGCAAGCCGTAAAAGGGCGTTTTCAAGGGGTTCATCCAGCTCATTTCTGTGCAGAAGTGGGCTGATGATACCAAAACGCCAGACCCCGATATCCATTTTATTCCAGTTTTTCATTGAGACCTCCATGTGAAAGATTGAACATGGAGGTCTCGTACAAAATTAGCAAAAAAAACGGAATATTAGAATTGTGTTTTTGGCTATTTCGGCCAGCGTTTCGGGTAAAAGCAGTGCGAAAAATCCCGCGTAAAATGCCGCCAGAGGTGGATCGGAGCCTTGTCAGGGGATAGCCCCCAATCAGCGATCCGGCCTTTCTGATTCAGCCAGGTCAGGAAGGAATCTGAAAAAAATAAAGACTGCGGGCCGTTGGCCAGGTAAATTTCAATTCTTTGGCAATGGCAGCAAAAGTGCTTCCCGTTTTGAAGAGCTCATTGCAACGCATGATCGTGTCCCAGGAGTGGCGGATGATGGGGATCAGCGGGAAGGGCGGAAAAGAAAAGGTTTTTTGTGAACAAAATGATTTTTACAGTAATAACGCTGAATTTCAATGTTTTCGGTTGAATCGAACGGGGAGTTTCTTTTGTAGGTGCCATACCGGATAACAAGGGTGCTGTAGCATCGGCGGCAGTGAATGGTATTTTCAAGGACAAATTCTATGTTGGCGCTGGGGCCTGTTTCTGATAATGTCATTTTTTAAATAAGAGGGGTTGGGGGTTATGGTTTTTTTGTCGAAATACTCATAACACAACCCCCCCTCTTATCCCCCCCAAAGGGGGGGAGGAGGATAAAAAAAGGCATAGGGCGGTTCCTGCTGTCCGGATGTCTTTTTTATTTTGAGCCTCCGATTTTCTCAAAAAGGCTTAAATTGTGATTCTCACGGAATGTAAGCAAGCTTGAGAATTCTGGGGCAAAAAGGTGGATATTTAAGAGAGAATCTACAGCACCCAGTCTGTCCCTTACACCAAAGACACCACCAAGGAGAAAAGCCATTCTCTCAGGCCGTTTCAGGCATAGCAGCATCCCCATCATGCATCCGGTTTTCACTTCTTCCGCCAGCAGGGCGGTTTCAGGATGGGAATGGGATCTGTCATCGGGCATTTCTTCAATGAGTGTCACATAGGTATCAAAATCATGGATTCGTACTTCAAATTTCTTTTTTTTCATGTTCAGCACATGGTTTACCACAATGCGGTAAAGCCAGGTACGAAAGGCCGCCTTTGACGGGTCATACCCGCCAAGGTGGGTAAGCATCCGGATAAGAATCTCCTGGGTGATATCCTTTGCATCCTCATGGTCCATCACCATCTTGAAGGCAATATTGTAAATCCATGCCTGATGACGAAGGACAAGTTTTTCAAGGGCACCTGCATTCCCTTCCAGGCAGGCCTGAACCAGCAGCAGATCCGATGCCCCGTCCCCTTTTTCCTCTTTGAACGGGTTTTTCATTTTTTAAAATTCTCCTCTTTTTATGATGACGACCAAAAGACCTTCTGACTTCTGATACAGCAGAAATTCCCCTGTGTGACAGAAATGATATTTTTTTTGTCACAGACAGCTTTTCCAGATGTATCAGGTTAAAAGGAAGCAGAAGAATATATTTCATTCACCCCTGAAAAAGGAAACAAAGGAAAAGTTTAATGGTAAACAAAATTCTATGGTTTTCAGGTATCGTGCTTATGGTACTGACAGGATGCAGCAGTCAGAACCACAGCAGTATAAAGGAGGAAAACATGCAAACAAAAGCAGCCCCTGATGTTTCAGAAATTTCTGTCCTTGATTTGGGCAGTCATTCTGTAGTGCTGGATTCTTTATGGGAAGACCGGAGGATAGTTCTGGTATTCCTCCGTCACTATGGCTGACTCTTTGCCCGGCAGCAGGTGGCTGCCCTTATGGACATTAAAGAAGAGCTGGATACAATGGGAGTGGCGCTGGTCAGCATAGGCAGCGGAACTCCGGAAGATGCCCGCTACTTTATAGAAAAATTTTCATATCAGGGGGAAATGTATCTGGACCCGGAGCTGAATGCATATAAAGCATTTGATCTGAAACGTGGTTTCTGGCGGACACTGGGACCTTCTCCTCTGGCACGCGGGTTTAAGGCCATGAAGCAGGGTTTCCGGCAGGGCCGCAGTGCCGGAGATCTCTGGCAACAGGGAGGCCTCTTTGTCATCGGACCCGGAAACAGTCTCCTTTTTGAACACATCAACGGCATGGCAGGGGATCAGGCAGATCTTAATATTGTTCTTAGGGCTGTCTCATTGCCATAAAAACCAGCAGGTATAGACCAGCCTGCTTAATCCATGAATTATCGCATGGTTTCCAGCATAGCGGCAGCCGTAGAAGATCAGTCCGCCACAACTCAGGAAATTGCCCACAATGTTTCACAGGTATCCCAGGGGATAGATAAAATAACATAAACAGCCACAGATAACTCACAGTTTTCAGCAGAAATTGTGGAAAAAGTCCATAAAGTGGACGGCAATGCGGAACAGCTTTCTAAAAACAGTATCATGGTCAGGGAAGGCTCGGAAAATCTTGCAGGACTGGCATCGGATCTTAAGAGCCTGGTGGGCAAGTTCAAAATATGAGCAACATTTTTAAACAGTAAAAGGGTGCCATGGCACCCTTTTACGCAAAGATTATTTAAACCTCACTGTCATTTGCTAACTATTCTTTTTACTGCGCATTTCCGCAAGATCCTTTTCAAAAACGTCCT contains:
- a CDS encoding RNA polymerase sigma factor; amino-acid sequence: MKNPFKEEKGDGASDLLLVQACLEGNAGALEKLVLRHQAWIYNIAFKMVMDHEDAKDITQEILIRMLTHLGGYDPSKAAFRTWLYRIVVNHVLNMKKKKFEVRIHDFDTYVTLIEEMPDDRSHSHPETALLAEEVKTGCMMGMLLCLKRPERMAFLLGGVFGVRDRLGAVDSLLNIHLFAPEFSSLLTFRENHNLSLFEKIGGSK
- a CDS encoding DDE-type integrase/transposase/recombinase encodes the protein MKNWNKMDIGVWRFGIISPLLHRNELDEPLENALLRLADQSFRQPDGKTVSFSPETLKKWLYRYRKGGLPALENSERKDKGTHTSVPKMIKDRLFELREKHPRWVLSRMLEQLIQEKLWDTKNPSRASLYRFAQTANLQRDPHIMPLPAKAFEYEAFGQLWMADFLHGPSVKIQGKKRKTYLHAIIDDASRFVVHAGFFTSEDTEIMMMSLMEAIRRHGKPIRFYTDNGASYASLHLKTACARLGIHLIHTPPGKPRGRGKVERFFRTVRDGFLDGDTPPAHTLEGLNQAFSAWLADYHQKIHGTLDVSPLRKRLDSLNACTLIPETVEIESLFRMSRQCKVYLNNTIRIKKRCFX
- a CDS encoding peroxiredoxin-like family protein, whose translation is MVNKILWFSGIVLMVLTGCSSQNHSSIKEENMQTKAAPDVSEISVLDLGSHSVVLDSLWEDRRIVLVFLRHYGULFARQQVAALMDIKEELDTMGVALVSIGSGTPEDARYFIEKFSYQGEMYLDPELNAYKAFDLKRGFWRTLGPSPLARGFKAMKQGFRQGRSAGDLWQQGGLFVIGPGNSLLFEHINGMAGDQADLNIVLRAVSLP